One segment of Bacillus alkalisoli DNA contains the following:
- a CDS encoding putative holin-like toxin, with translation MRVISTFQTLVLMISFASLIVSIISYLDRK, from the coding sequence ATGCGAGTGATATCGACATTTCAAACACTTGTGCTAATGATTTCATTTGCAAGTTTGATTGTGTCTATCATCTCTTATTTAGACAGAAAATAA
- a CDS encoding MFS transporter: MDKQTSPFRWVVFASVLFTYVIISSQRTAPGLITDQIMLGFNVTATTIGLLASIQFFVYTGLQIPMGFMADRYGPNFFLIIGASLTGVGTIIYSIGTQESILFFARILIGVGDATIWVNMVLILGQWFTAREFTKLIGVTAMTGSLGFLLATVPFAFVIDLFGWRPAFFLTGVLLCACAIALYLVLIKIPNHTFFIKVEKMPEKPTALLQRIFSTRQAWALFLCHFGIVGTYVGFISSWGVPYGMTVFGMTLAEASHLMMVGLIGALIGAPLASYLSSRFNEIKRPYIFVHVVLVCCWSVFVYFNGSPPSNMLTVLFFIIGLAYGANALTFAAVRQTFPIKEAGIVSGFANTGGFLSAVLLPTIFGKILDHFQVVSGSTINGYYYGFFTPVIFSIIGLIGILMVQEKRLEGNINLKSVD, encoded by the coding sequence GTGGATAAACAAACTAGTCCGTTTAGATGGGTTGTCTTTGCTTCTGTATTGTTTACATATGTTATCATTTCGAGCCAGCGTACAGCTCCTGGTTTAATAACAGACCAAATTATGCTCGGGTTTAATGTGACGGCAACAACAATAGGATTACTTGCAAGCATACAGTTTTTTGTTTATACAGGGTTGCAAATACCAATGGGATTTATGGCAGACCGGTATGGGCCAAACTTTTTCCTCATTATTGGTGCGAGTTTGACCGGTGTAGGAACTATCATTTATAGCATTGGGACACAGGAATCTATTTTGTTTTTTGCACGGATTTTGATTGGAGTTGGAGATGCTACTATTTGGGTCAATATGGTGCTAATTTTAGGCCAATGGTTTACAGCGAGAGAATTTACAAAACTAATAGGTGTTACAGCGATGACAGGAAGTCTTGGTTTTTTGTTAGCGACAGTTCCTTTTGCTTTTGTGATTGACTTGTTTGGGTGGAGACCGGCATTTTTCTTAACCGGTGTATTACTTTGTGCATGTGCCATTGCTCTTTATCTTGTATTAATAAAAATACCAAACCACACTTTTTTCATAAAAGTAGAAAAAATGCCTGAGAAGCCAACCGCCTTGCTTCAACGGATCTTTTCAACAAGGCAAGCATGGGCATTATTTCTATGTCACTTCGGAATTGTCGGAACATATGTAGGGTTTATTAGCTCTTGGGGAGTTCCTTATGGAATGACTGTGTTCGGTATGACACTGGCTGAGGCGAGTCACCTAATGATGGTAGGTCTTATTGGAGCGTTAATTGGAGCACCACTAGCAAGTTATCTATCTAGCAGGTTTAATGAAATAAAGCGACCATATATTTTCGTACACGTCGTCCTTGTATGTTGTTGGTCTGTATTCGTTTACTTTAATGGAAGTCCACCTTCTAACATGTTAACAGTGCTTTTCTTTATTATAGGATTAGCTTATGGAGCTAATGCATTAACTTTTGCTGCCGTTCGTCAAACATTCCCGATTAAAGAAGCTGGTATTGTTTCTGGCTTCGCGAATACGGGAGGTTTCTTAAGTGCTGTCTTGTTACCGACTATTTTTGGGAAAATATTAGATCACTTTCAAGTTGTATCAGGTAGTACGATTAATGGATATTACTATGGGTTCTTTACCCCTGTTATTTTTTCCATAATAGGCTTGATTGGAATATTAATGGTCCAAGAGAAGCGATTAGAAGGTAATATTAATTTGAAGAGTGTCGATTAG
- a CDS encoding GrpB family protein yields the protein MKVIHDQSTWPVWAKEKIHIVDPDPMWEEKGRQEKALLLKHLSRFGVTEVEHYGSTAIPNLPAKPVIDLMAKIDSFQLINEISLLLAQHNWNYVPPELDGRSWQRFFVKVLNDKRVAHLHIILEYEKRWDVQLLFRDLLRNNKQFTDQYASLKRELAKKYCNDREAYTKEKTEFIQCVLTQPNNGNND from the coding sequence ATGAAAGTTATACATGATCAAAGTACTTGGCCAGTTTGGGCTAAAGAAAAAATACATATAGTCGATCCGGATCCAATGTGGGAAGAAAAAGGTAGACAAGAAAAAGCACTACTCCTCAAACATCTCTCACGATTCGGAGTTACAGAAGTGGAGCATTATGGTAGCACGGCTATTCCTAATCTACCAGCAAAGCCAGTAATAGATCTTATGGCTAAAATAGATTCATTTCAACTAATAAACGAAATTTCTTTGCTTCTAGCTCAACATAACTGGAATTATGTACCTCCTGAACTGGACGGTCGTTCATGGCAACGATTTTTTGTGAAAGTTTTAAACGACAAACGAGTAGCTCATTTACATATAATACTTGAATACGAAAAACGTTGGGATGTACAATTATTATTCCGCGACCTATTACGAAACAATAAGCAATTTACTGATCAATACGCTAGTTTGAAAAGAGAATTAGCTAAGAAATACTGCAATGATCGTGAAGCATACACGAAAGAGAAAACGGAATTTATCCAATGTGTGCTAACTCAACCCAATAATGGGAACAATGATTAA
- a CDS encoding transcription initiation factor TFIIIB — translation MGGNELGKGKHSCYAVISPIGKLSFGSNVEYLLCTGCGFIIESYVSNPEKFK, via the coding sequence TTGGGTGGAAACGAATTAGGAAAAGGAAAACATAGCTGCTATGCTGTCATATCTCCAATTGGTAAACTTAGTTTCGGTTCAAATGTAGAATACTTACTTTGTACAGGTTGCGGTTTTATTATTGAAAGCTATGTATCAAATCCAGAGAAGTTTAAGTGA
- a CDS encoding alpha/beta fold hydrolase codes for MDWSWIQEELSSEAKVFAYDRAGYGWSESTEQTRTSGEMVEELRELLTKAEIPPPYILVGHSFGAINMRLYQAKYPNEVIGLVLVDPTPEEIHTLPLEYKAKLDKEKGMIRLANYLAPFGILRLLKMPMGYVNLPESKIKSAKEVGYRKSAYKTAYNELIHINESIKQLSQTQQEVITVPVYVITRGTFHKGNLSVETIKCVQEIWSNLHTKIANKSTKGKQIIIEDSGHFIHCEKPKLVKEVILDMIEETKRST; via the coding sequence TTGGATTGGAGTTGGATTCAAGAAGAGTTATCTAGTGAAGCGAAGGTATTTGCTTATGATCGAGCAGGATATGGATGGAGTGAATCTACGGAACAAACAAGAACAAGTGGCGAAATGGTAGAGGAATTACGAGAGTTACTGACGAAAGCCGAAATTCCCCCACCATATATTTTAGTAGGACACTCTTTTGGAGCAATAAACATGCGACTTTATCAGGCAAAATACCCTAATGAAGTTATTGGTTTAGTCCTGGTAGATCCTACTCCAGAAGAAATACATACTCTACCATTAGAATATAAAGCAAAGCTAGATAAGGAAAAAGGAATGATTCGACTCGCGAATTACTTAGCTCCATTTGGTATTTTAAGATTACTAAAAATGCCTATGGGATACGTCAATCTACCCGAGAGTAAGATAAAGTCAGCCAAAGAAGTTGGTTATAGAAAAAGTGCATACAAAACAGCCTATAATGAGTTAATACATATTAATGAAAGTATCAAGCAGCTTTCTCAAACTCAACAAGAAGTTATAACTGTTCCAGTGTATGTCATTACTAGAGGAACCTTCCATAAAGGTAATCTATCAGTTGAAACTATTAAATGTGTCCAAGAAATTTGGTCAAATCTACATACGAAAATAGCCAACAAATCTACAAAGGGAAAACAAATCATCATAGAAGATTCCGGGCATTTTATTCATTGCGAAAAGCCTAAGTTAGTAAAAGAAGTAATTCTAGACATGATAGAAGAAACAAAAAGATCAACTTAG